In a genomic window of uncultured Sphaerochaeta sp.:
- a CDS encoding ABC transporter substrate-binding protein translates to MRKSLLKMVALSLMVVMAAGSVFGAGTQETAKDVTVNMFQLKVEIKDAIDGYAAKYSAATPGVTVKVETLGGGADYGGALKAKAQAGQMPDIFVIEGRGGYDIWKDYIADLSDQSWVADTDLAFKVDGKVYGFPVAIEGYGLAYNADILAKAGIDPATLTTRAAYEKAFKTLEAKKAELGIDAPVAMAASVAGGMWWVAAQHNLATYWGGGLDFNDTSIIDMALEGKLDDARFLQYAKYLQLLFKYADQKILLNGSYDDQVGAFAQGKTAFLHQGNWVDPNLKQLGVTFKVGYAPHAFLDKEEKGLYLFAPSWYCVNAESPNAEAAKAFLTAMATTADGHDYMVNQAGMIPAFKSVTLQPAGQLSQALMAANAKGGNYGVFFGMLPDGAGQNVFGPIFDLFAQNQNNLNQFIADMKKAVADLPNM, encoded by the coding sequence ATGAGGAAATCACTGTTGAAAATGGTGGCTTTGAGCCTCATGGTAGTCATGGCAGCCGGATCAGTGTTCGGTGCCGGTACCCAGGAAACTGCGAAAGACGTAACAGTCAACATGTTCCAGCTCAAAGTTGAGATCAAGGATGCCATCGACGGCTATGCCGCCAAGTATTCTGCAGCAACTCCTGGAGTAACGGTCAAGGTGGAAACCCTTGGTGGTGGAGCAGACTACGGTGGGGCTCTCAAGGCAAAGGCCCAGGCCGGACAGATGCCCGATATCTTCGTGATCGAAGGTCGTGGCGGCTATGATATCTGGAAGGACTACATTGCTGACCTCAGCGACCAGAGCTGGGTTGCGGATACCGATCTTGCCTTCAAGGTGGATGGCAAGGTGTACGGCTTCCCCGTTGCAATCGAAGGCTATGGTTTGGCATACAATGCCGACATTCTTGCCAAGGCAGGGATTGATCCGGCTACGTTGACCACCCGCGCTGCGTATGAGAAGGCATTCAAGACCCTCGAAGCCAAGAAAGCCGAATTGGGGATTGACGCTCCTGTTGCCATGGCAGCCTCTGTTGCCGGCGGCATGTGGTGGGTTGCTGCCCAGCACAACCTGGCTACCTATTGGGGTGGCGGCCTTGACTTCAACGATACCAGCATCATCGACATGGCCCTCGAGGGCAAGCTGGACGATGCACGGTTCCTGCAGTATGCAAAGTATCTGCAGTTGCTCTTCAAGTATGCTGACCAGAAGATCCTGCTGAACGGCAGCTATGATGACCAGGTTGGTGCATTTGCCCAGGGCAAGACTGCATTCCTGCATCAGGGCAACTGGGTTGATCCCAACCTCAAGCAGCTTGGTGTCACCTTCAAGGTAGGCTACGCTCCCCATGCATTCCTCGACAAGGAAGAGAAGGGTCTGTATCTCTTTGCTCCGAGCTGGTACTGCGTCAATGCAGAGAGCCCGAATGCAGAGGCTGCAAAGGCCTTCCTGACTGCAATGGCTACCACTGCCGATGGACATGACTACATGGTCAACCAGGCTGGTATGATTCCTGCCTTCAAGTCCGTCACTCTCCAGCCCGCTGGTCAGTTGAGCCAGGCTCTGATGGCTGCAAACGCCAAGGGTGGCAACTATGGGGTCTTCTTCGGAATGCTTCCTGACGGTGCCGGCCAGAACGTCTTCGGACCTATCTTCGATCTGTTCGCCCAGAACCAGAACAATCTGAATCAGTTCATCGCGGATATGAAGAAGGCAGTCGCCGATCTTCCCAACATGTAA
- a CDS encoding sugar ABC transporter permease — protein sequence MKQSRAVNILFVAPCVFAFFMIIVIPFFFGLYYSVTDWNGVSNNVSFVGLKNFRNLANSPDFVYSFLITIGYTLINIVLINVVSFILSLVVTSKIKRRNFYRAGFFVPYLIGGIVLGYIWQFILNNILVSLGTTYSIQFLETSFLSLPHTVIWTMAVVNTWQYAGYIMLIFVASIQSIPSSLMEAANVDGAPYFSRVIHILLPMMANAFTISLFLTLTTSFKQFDMNLTLTNGGPATRFMDTPVKASQLLAMNIFNTATANRMAEAQAKAVVLFVALLVVSLIQVSVNKKKEVEM from the coding sequence ATGAAACAGAGCCGTGCCGTCAATATTCTGTTCGTGGCGCCTTGTGTCTTCGCCTTTTTCATGATCATCGTCATTCCGTTCTTCTTCGGTCTCTATTACTCAGTCACCGATTGGAACGGTGTCAGCAACAATGTGTCGTTTGTCGGGTTGAAGAACTTCAGGAACCTGGCCAACTCGCCGGACTTTGTCTACTCCTTTCTCATTACGATCGGATACACGCTGATCAACATCGTTTTGATCAACGTCGTGAGTTTCATCCTCTCCTTGGTGGTCACCAGCAAGATCAAGCGGAGAAACTTCTATCGGGCCGGTTTTTTCGTCCCCTACCTGATCGGGGGAATCGTGTTGGGCTACATCTGGCAGTTCATTCTGAACAACATCCTGGTGAGCCTGGGTACCACCTACTCGATCCAATTCCTGGAAACATCCTTTCTCAGCCTTCCCCATACGGTCATCTGGACCATGGCTGTCGTCAACACCTGGCAGTATGCCGGGTATATCATGCTGATTTTCGTCGCCTCGATCCAAAGCATCCCTTCCTCCCTCATGGAAGCAGCGAATGTCGATGGGGCGCCCTACTTCTCCCGGGTCATCCATATCCTGTTGCCCATGATGGCGAATGCGTTCACCATCTCCCTGTTTCTGACCCTTACGACATCGTTCAAGCAGTTTGACATGAACCTGACCCTCACCAACGGTGGTCCTGCAACCAGATTCATGGACACTCCGGTCAAAGCCAGCCAGCTTTTGGCCATGAATATCTTCAATACCGCTACAGCCAACCGGATGGCTGAGGCCCAGGCAAAGGCAGTGGTGCTCTTCGTCGCACTGCTGGTGGTTTCGCTGATTCAGGTTTCCGTGAACAAGAAGAAAGAGGTGGAGATGTGA
- a CDS encoding carbohydrate ABC transporter permease, translating into MVVLEILTILLFILFMFPFFMVVLNSAKTSREIIFNAIAAPESWKQLGTNVSLIFNNPTVDYLGAFVDSILITVFSLLVIAVCSSMAAWVLVRNKTWWSTLLFMAFVSAMVIPFQVLMYPLVRWMRISGNFINIRLLGTIPGIVFAYLGFGSPLSIFIFHGFIKSIPLEIEESATIDGCPRGKIFFKIVFPLLQPIIVTVLILNGIWIWNDYLLPLLVLGSNGRVQTIPIAVTAFAGAYLKQWDLILTSTLIAMLPIIVLYIFAQRYIIKGMVEGSIK; encoded by the coding sequence ATGGTAGTGTTGGAAATTCTGACGATCCTGCTCTTCATCCTGTTCATGTTCCCCTTCTTCATGGTGGTGCTGAACTCGGCGAAGACTTCCAGGGAGATCATTTTCAATGCGATCGCTGCTCCTGAATCCTGGAAACAACTGGGGACCAACGTCTCCCTGATCTTCAATAATCCGACCGTCGACTATCTGGGGGCCTTTGTTGACAGCATTCTCATAACTGTCTTCTCCCTCTTGGTGATTGCTGTCTGTTCCTCCATGGCCGCTTGGGTGTTGGTGCGAAACAAGACCTGGTGGTCGACCCTGCTGTTCATGGCGTTCGTATCCGCCATGGTCATCCCGTTCCAGGTGCTGATGTATCCTCTGGTCCGTTGGATGCGCATAAGCGGGAATTTCATCAATATCCGCCTGCTGGGGACCATCCCGGGTATCGTGTTTGCATACCTTGGTTTCGGAAGTCCGCTTTCCATCTTCATTTTCCATGGGTTCATCAAGAGCATTCCCTTGGAGATTGAGGAGTCGGCCACCATTGATGGGTGTCCGAGGGGCAAGATCTTCTTCAAGATCGTGTTCCCGCTCTTGCAGCCGATCATCGTTACGGTCCTGATTCTCAACGGGATCTGGATCTGGAACGACTACCTGTTGCCTTTGCTGGTCCTGGGTTCGAACGGTAGGGTGCAGACCATCCCGATTGCCGTTACCGCCTTTGCCGGAGCGTACCTCAAGCAATGGGACCTGATCCTTACGTCCACCCTGATCGCGATGCTTCCGATCATAGTTCTGTACATCTTTGCCCAACGATACATCATCAAGGGTATGGTTGAGGGTTCGATAAAATAG
- a CDS encoding alpha-glucosidase, producing the protein MKIVLVGAGSIQFGYGTLGDIFNSTQLRGCEITLLDINAKALEVVLKTSKEFLLKHKLNYTVNATTDRRAAFQGADFIISSIEIGNRFQLWDEDWKIPMQYGVHQVYGENGGPGGVFHSLRIGKVVLEIVKDAMEICPNAWIFNYSNPMTAICTTVKRAYPEAKFVGMCHEIGWLGRWLPRMLNRKHEDLHYRAAGLNHFSCMISLTDRKSGMDLYPEVLQKAGAFFEREPGYSDLFDEYRRTGTLSAAEKFDKGETNLKSAYEWTDRRLVQFMLKNYHLLPITTDSHFGEYLGWAWDVVDHRGILDFYDVYKIMLSQEVPHEIRLETSERVIPIIDGIISDANFEEAAVNVQNLGLIEDLPSWLVVEVPAMINKNGVNGIKMPDLPKGYLGLLRGYTSVYDLTAEAIIHEKREYAIQALLANPVVHQASHLEAMVDRVISKQEKWLGYLK; encoded by the coding sequence ATGAAAATTGTTCTGGTTGGTGCTGGGAGTATCCAGTTCGGCTACGGTACGCTCGGGGACATCTTCAACAGCACCCAGCTCAGGGGTTGTGAGATTACCCTGCTTGATATCAATGCCAAAGCCTTGGAAGTTGTGTTGAAGACCTCCAAGGAGTTCTTGCTGAAGCACAAGCTGAACTACACAGTGAATGCCACTACTGATAGAAGGGCTGCATTCCAAGGGGCGGACTTCATCATCTCTTCCATTGAGATCGGCAACAGGTTCCAGCTGTGGGATGAGGATTGGAAGATCCCGATGCAGTATGGGGTGCACCAGGTATATGGGGAGAACGGGGGTCCGGGTGGAGTGTTCCACTCGTTGCGCATCGGCAAGGTTGTCCTGGAAATCGTCAAGGATGCGATGGAGATTTGCCCGAATGCCTGGATTTTCAACTACTCAAACCCGATGACAGCCATCTGTACTACGGTAAAGCGTGCCTATCCTGAAGCCAAGTTCGTGGGCATGTGCCATGAGATCGGCTGGCTGGGACGTTGGTTGCCCCGCATGCTCAATCGCAAGCACGAGGACCTGCACTACAGGGCGGCTGGTTTGAATCATTTCAGTTGCATGATTTCGCTCACCGATCGCAAGAGTGGAATGGACCTCTACCCGGAGGTGCTCCAGAAGGCAGGAGCCTTTTTTGAACGGGAACCCGGTTACAGTGACTTGTTTGATGAGTACCGCAGGACAGGGACGCTCAGTGCAGCTGAGAAGTTTGACAAGGGCGAAACGAACCTCAAGAGTGCCTATGAATGGACTGACCGCCGCTTGGTGCAGTTCATGCTGAAGAACTACCATCTTCTTCCCATCACCACGGACAGCCATTTCGGCGAGTATCTGGGCTGGGCCTGGGATGTGGTGGATCATCGCGGCATTCTCGACTTCTACGATGTGTACAAGATCATGCTCAGCCAGGAAGTTCCTCATGAGATCCGGCTTGAGACCAGTGAACGGGTGATTCCGATCATTGATGGCATCATCAGTGATGCAAACTTTGAGGAAGCAGCGGTGAATGTCCAGAACCTCGGGCTCATCGAGGACCTGCCGTCCTGGTTGGTGGTGGAAGTGCCGGCGATGATCAACAAGAATGGGGTGAACGGCATCAAGATGCCCGATCTTCCCAAGGGGTATCTGGGGTTGCTTCGCGGGTATACCAGTGTGTATGACCTGACTGCCGAGGCAATCATTCATGAGAAGAGGGAGTATGCCATCCAAGCGTTGTTGGCCAACCCTGTGGTCCATCAGGCTTCGCATCTGGAGGCGATGGTGGATAGGGTGATCAGCAAGCAGGAGAAGTGGTTGGGGTATCTGAAGTAA
- a CDS encoding LacI family DNA-binding transcriptional regulator, whose amino-acid sequence MATIKEISRKAGVSPTTVANVLYGRTAKVSAETREKVQAIIDADNYAPNMGAMMLLKNNSRIIGVIMFTEPRKNETVLEDPFSSAILGAMEREIRESGYYMMLYTTSDEAEVVRLSKAWKMDGLILVWVPGNICRIINSSIDVPCVYIDCFFEDTIHTYHNIGLEDRKGGYEVTKYLLSMGHRDILFLPCNPIFPGGDSQRFAGCQDAFAEQGLMLDDDASRPLPYDRAKRLKIYLEIARKKTHTALVFSSDFYASEALTYLQEHGVRIPEDLSITGFDDNIFSRLVQPRLTTVHQDSSKKGTLAIQMLLKLIHDQPVEQVRINLPIRLEVRDSVHKLS is encoded by the coding sequence ATGGCAACCATCAAGGAAATTTCCCGCAAAGCAGGAGTGAGTCCCACTACCGTTGCGAACGTATTGTACGGTCGGACGGCCAAGGTGTCAGCCGAAACCCGAGAGAAGGTTCAGGCGATCATCGATGCGGATAACTATGCTCCCAACATGGGTGCCATGATGCTGCTGAAGAACAATTCACGAATCATCGGCGTCATCATGTTCACCGAACCGAGAAAGAATGAGACGGTTCTGGAAGATCCGTTCTCTTCGGCAATCCTGGGTGCCATGGAGCGGGAGATCCGTGAGAGCGGCTATTACATGATGCTGTACACCACCAGCGATGAGGCGGAGGTGGTTCGTCTTTCCAAGGCCTGGAAGATGGATGGGCTCATCCTTGTCTGGGTACCGGGAAACATCTGCAGGATCATCAACTCAAGCATTGATGTTCCCTGCGTCTACATTGATTGTTTCTTCGAAGACACCATCCACACCTACCACAATATCGGCCTGGAAGACAGGAAGGGTGGCTATGAGGTTACCAAGTACCTGCTTTCCATGGGGCACCGGGATATCCTCTTCCTCCCTTGCAATCCCATTTTCCCCGGTGGCGATTCCCAGCGGTTCGCCGGTTGTCAGGATGCGTTTGCAGAACAAGGCTTGATGCTTGATGATGATGCAAGCAGGCCCTTGCCCTATGATAGGGCCAAACGGTTGAAGATCTATCTGGAGATAGCAAGGAAGAAGACCCACACGGCACTGGTGTTTTCTTCGGATTTCTATGCTTCCGAGGCGCTTACGTATCTGCAGGAGCATGGAGTCAGGATACCTGAGGACCTTTCCATCACCGGTTTCGACGACAACATCTTCTCTCGTCTGGTACAGCCACGTCTTACCACGGTCCATCAGGATTCAAGCAAGAAGGGCACCCTGGCAATACAGATGCTGCTCAAGCTCATTCACGATCAGCCTGTGGAACAGGTGCGGATCAATCTGCCGATACGCCTGGAAGTGCGTGATTCGGTGCATAAGCTCTCCTGA
- a CDS encoding XRE family transcriptional regulator yields the protein MSRPFIPERLKEARIEAGLSMTELAERADISKSSISQFEKGVTSPKYQTVLQLGLVLGKKDAYFYTPINRQIVEESPVFFRSFSSKTAKSQQIALIKKAQVQDIIQYLFSLIKERPVSIPDDIFVSDPLVLDEAGLDIDALALRLREYWDLGEEPIENLAYLLENKGIICCSIKLPDKIDAFSVTIRLRNSSTLRPIIIFDDESNYYRQRFDIAHELGHFILHSMLDAHDLQENLKLVESQANRFASAFLLPATRFLQSVFSTSMDALISLKRHWDVSIAAILRRMFDLGIIDRNRYTNLNIEISKNKWRMEEPMDREHEKEKTYFLSKAFDFIISKRLADINSILFELGYDAMLLAEVTKNNALFRREKTGGRIDFVFST from the coding sequence ATGAGTCGTCCGTTTATTCCTGAACGGCTAAAGGAAGCACGTATTGAGGCTGGCTTGTCAATGACTGAGCTTGCAGAAAGAGCTGATATATCTAAATCTTCCATTTCACAATTTGAAAAAGGAGTAACTAGTCCAAAATATCAAACTGTCCTTCAATTAGGCCTTGTACTTGGTAAGAAAGACGCATATTTTTACACTCCCATAAATAGGCAAATAGTTGAAGAATCTCCTGTGTTCTTTAGGAGTTTTTCTTCGAAAACTGCTAAAAGCCAACAGATTGCCTTAATCAAGAAAGCCCAAGTGCAAGATATTATTCAGTACTTATTCTCCCTTATCAAAGAACGGCCAGTAAGTATTCCTGATGATATATTTGTCTCTGACCCATTGGTATTAGATGAGGCTGGCCTTGATATCGATGCATTAGCGTTGCGATTAAGAGAGTATTGGGATTTGGGAGAAGAACCGATAGAGAATTTAGCGTATCTATTGGAAAATAAAGGGATTATTTGTTGTTCGATCAAGCTTCCAGATAAAATTGATGCATTTAGTGTAACAATCAGGTTAAGAAACTCGAGTACTCTTAGGCCGATAATAATCTTTGATGATGAATCAAACTACTATCGTCAGCGGTTTGATATAGCACATGAATTGGGGCATTTCATACTTCATTCTATGCTTGACGCACATGATCTGCAAGAGAATTTAAAGTTGGTTGAATCGCAGGCGAATAGATTTGCATCAGCGTTTTTGTTACCAGCAACAAGGTTCCTTCAATCTGTTTTTTCTACTTCTATGGATGCTTTGATATCATTGAAGAGGCATTGGGATGTTTCAATTGCTGCAATACTCAGACGGATGTTCGATCTAGGGATAATCGACCGAAATCGATATACGAATTTAAATATTGAGATATCAAAAAATAAGTGGCGGATGGAAGAGCCGATGGACAGAGAACATGAGAAAGAGAAGACTTATTTTCTGTCAAAGGCATTTGATTTTATTATTAGCAAGAGACTCGCTGATATAAATTCAATTTTATTTGAGCTAGGGTATGATGCTATGTTATTAGCTGAAGTAACAAAGAATAATGCTCTCTTTAGAAGAGAAAAAACAGGAGGACGAATCGATTTCGTTTTTTCTACGTAA
- a CDS encoding reverse transcriptase domain-containing protein, with protein sequence MLSISDFEKNSALIQNLINKRVRLAKQLHDKSIVSNYSSQSISGKKRINDQYILKLMPARRDWIKLRPRERFKEIKTNNGKIIKIPLDSIIKNKKRILNTIKRDLLTSKQTEYLQELEALINRVRQNKSSSNFSLSPPCVIPIRKDYNKNDTRFKLRPICIFQFEDAIILQEVNRILTEKIDCVFQKCSYAFRAKGNNQNIPTHHDTIIKLKKYLLDHHDDQIYIAECDLQKFFDSINHKKIRTAFRKALKDKRVALDSQNRDYCKKVLYAYLDAYDFQNSVLKLNDDEEFLNSHKCNGGEFGWIDENLLQQVYGKCYKNEMIGIPQGGALSGFIANLILNDVDLKITNLADNELLYLRYCDDMIMLHTNPSKLNIAFNLYCNCLKKLKLFIHTPQKITSYGKSFYDSKSKKPYMWGAVADSKIPWISFVGYQIGFKGETRVREKSIDNEIMKQQRVINQAIRLLNQNPCIKSYDLIINSITQRLIGMSVGRTRIFSPQTVINTMCWTNGFRMIEKNKFSEQQMKLLDRNRRKQIHRIHAFLEFNCYELPKSTNKNSINPMKKLPILYFGKKYSYYNWLENKGVSINERENQERISN encoded by the coding sequence ATGTTATCTATTAGTGATTTTGAAAAAAATTCGGCTCTTATTCAGAACTTAATCAATAAGAGGGTTCGTCTTGCAAAACAACTTCATGATAAAAGCATCGTATCAAATTACAGCAGCCAATCAATTTCAGGTAAAAAACGAATTAATGACCAGTATATACTAAAACTTATGCCAGCTCGTAGAGATTGGATAAAACTACGTCCCAGAGAAAGATTCAAAGAAATAAAAACTAACAATGGAAAGATAATTAAGATTCCTCTTGATTCGATTATAAAAAATAAAAAACGTATTTTAAATACTATCAAACGTGATTTGCTCACAAGTAAGCAGACAGAATATTTACAAGAATTAGAAGCCTTAATAAATAGAGTTAGACAAAACAAGTCAAGCAGCAATTTTTCTTTATCTCCTCCTTGTGTCATTCCTATAAGAAAGGATTATAACAAAAATGATACTAGGTTTAAATTGCGTCCAATTTGTATATTCCAATTTGAAGATGCTATCATTCTGCAGGAAGTGAATAGAATTCTTACTGAGAAAATTGATTGTGTTTTTCAAAAGTGTTCTTATGCTTTCCGTGCGAAAGGCAACAATCAAAATATTCCCACTCATCATGATACAATCATCAAGCTAAAAAAATATCTTCTGGATCATCACGATGATCAAATCTATATTGCTGAATGTGATTTGCAGAAGTTTTTTGATTCAATCAATCATAAAAAGATAAGGACTGCATTCAGAAAAGCTCTTAAAGATAAACGAGTTGCGCTAGATTCTCAGAATCGAGATTATTGTAAAAAAGTACTTTATGCTTACTTAGACGCCTATGACTTTCAGAATTCTGTATTAAAATTGAATGATGATGAAGAATTTTTAAATAGTCACAAGTGCAATGGTGGTGAATTCGGATGGATTGATGAGAATTTATTACAACAGGTATATGGTAAGTGTTATAAAAATGAAATGATCGGAATCCCTCAAGGAGGGGCTTTATCAGGTTTTATTGCGAACCTCATTCTGAATGATGTTGATTTGAAAATTACAAATCTTGCTGACAATGAATTATTATATCTTCGTTATTGTGATGATATGATCATGCTTCATACCAATCCTAGTAAGCTTAATATTGCATTTAATCTATATTGTAATTGCCTTAAAAAATTGAAGCTATTTATCCATACTCCCCAAAAGATTACTTCCTATGGAAAAAGTTTCTATGACTCAAAATCCAAGAAACCGTATATGTGGGGAGCCGTTGCTGATAGTAAAATACCATGGATTTCATTTGTTGGATACCAAATAGGATTCAAAGGTGAAACTCGCGTACGGGAAAAATCAATTGATAATGAAATTATGAAACAACAAAGGGTGATTAACCAGGCCATAAGATTGCTAAATCAGAATCCTTGCATTAAATCTTATGACTTAATAATTAATTCCATAACTCAAAGACTAATCGGGATGTCTGTAGGTAGAACTAGAATCTTTTCCCCTCAAACTGTTATAAACACAATGTGTTGGACTAATGGTTTCAGAATGATTGAAAAAAATAAGTTTTCAGAGCAACAAATGAAATTATTAGATAGAAACAGGAGAAAACAAATTCACCGCATTCATGCTTTTTTAGAATTTAATTGCTATGAACTACCTAAAAGCACCAATAAGAATAGTATTAATCCCATGAAAAAGTTGCCAATTTTATATTTTGGCAAGAAATACAGCTATTATAATTGGCTAGAAAACAAAGGAGTATCTATTAATGAGAGGGAAAATCAAGAAAGAATTTCAAATTGA
- a CDS encoding BT4734/BF3469 family protein has product MNELKIIKNNDIRAIAISACPNINDTTCFEMTIGDALQEICSDKYCQVILQIRSTEDHQKRSNLKAKLKGYIFGGTFSFRRKDALNARSGVCILDFDDLDDAEEAKHILFTDPYIYASWVSPSGNGVKALVVFNYLTEIQEAHRANYHTSAYMQFKNHLDENFPYSIDTNGKDICRFCYTSYDPKLLEKDLVTAFPVSYDLTQLKSKTVLQKHKSMDTSSELEESRVCGIQRSCTPELRRKMKSLIKYLTKSKQSITKSRQEWFSVGLAIASTFSYSIGKEYFLKLCRIDGTNHNEIKSAKKLIECYIMSVINEAHTDQQITIGTVFYYAQQKGWNWGGERSIVEKDINIDA; this is encoded by the coding sequence GTGAACGAGTTGAAAATAATCAAGAACAATGACATCCGTGCTATAGCTATATCTGCTTGTCCAAATATAAATGACACTACATGCTTTGAGATGACGATTGGTGATGCATTACAAGAGATTTGCAGCGATAAGTACTGTCAAGTCATTTTGCAAATAAGAAGTACCGAAGATCATCAGAAAAGATCTAATCTAAAAGCAAAGCTAAAAGGCTATATTTTTGGAGGGACTTTCAGTTTCCGCCGAAAAGATGCACTGAATGCAAGATCCGGAGTTTGCATCTTAGATTTCGATGATCTAGATGATGCTGAAGAAGCTAAACATATTTTATTCACTGATCCTTATATTTATGCTTCTTGGGTATCTCCAAGTGGAAATGGCGTAAAAGCTCTGGTAGTATTTAATTATTTGACAGAAATCCAAGAAGCGCACAGAGCCAACTATCATACATCAGCCTACATGCAATTTAAGAATCATCTTGATGAGAATTTCCCCTATTCAATAGATACAAATGGCAAAGATATTTGCCGTTTTTGTTACACTTCTTACGACCCGAAATTACTAGAAAAAGATTTAGTTACAGCATTTCCTGTTAGTTATGACCTAACGCAATTAAAAAGTAAAACGGTTCTCCAAAAACACAAATCTATGGATACAAGCTCGGAATTAGAAGAATCAAGGGTTTGTGGGATTCAAAGATCTTGTACGCCAGAATTAAGGCGTAAAATGAAATCCTTAATTAAGTATCTCACAAAGAGTAAACAATCTATAACTAAGTCTCGACAGGAATGGTTTAGTGTGGGGTTAGCTATCGCATCAACTTTTTCATACTCCATAGGTAAAGAATATTTTCTCAAATTATGTAGAATTGACGGTACAAATCATAATGAAATTAAAAGCGCTAAGAAGCTAATTGAATGTTATATTATGTCTGTGATCAATGAAGCTCATACAGACCAACAAATTACCATAGGCACTGTATTTTATTATGCACAACAAAAAGGATGGAATTGGGGGGGAGAAAGAAGTATAGTGGAAAAGGACATAAATATAGATGCATGA
- a CDS encoding type I restriction enzyme HsdR N-terminal domain-containing protein — protein MDLKDKLEELSIRVNRMKDSILIEEATKTACILPFIQALGYDIFNPCEVIPEFVADAPGKKGEKVDYAILKDNEIIILIECKPIGAVLELKYAAQLSRYFQFTSARFGVLTDGIRYLFYSDIKKPNMMDEIPFFEFNLLTSFSDNQGRQIEELKKFSKSSFDLETIIGTATNLKTSRALKIEIGNMFEEIPDELVKLLSKNIYEGRFTQQILDKFKEQTKKALNEYISDRVTDRLNIALASNNTESSQPSGVTVSQEPTEPEKTSNGIETTEVELESLRIIQAIGAEIVDVERIVLRDAKTYCAILFDDNNRQPIARLFYGKSKMAIVIFDVAEGTKIEIEKVCQIYSHRESILTAIRNYS, from the coding sequence ATGGATCTTAAAGACAAACTTGAGGAGCTTTCAATTCGAGTGAACCGAATGAAGGATTCTATCCTTATTGAGGAAGCAACCAAAACTGCGTGCATTCTTCCATTCATTCAAGCCTTGGGATACGACATTTTCAATCCCTGTGAAGTAATTCCTGAATTTGTTGCTGATGCCCCAGGGAAAAAGGGAGAAAAGGTTGACTATGCGATTCTTAAGGATAATGAAATTATTATCTTGATTGAATGCAAACCTATTGGTGCTGTTCTGGAATTGAAATATGCAGCTCAGCTTTCCCGGTATTTTCAATTTACTTCAGCAAGATTTGGTGTATTAACAGATGGGATTCGATATCTTTTTTATAGTGACATTAAAAAACCAAACATGATGGATGAAATTCCCTTCTTTGAATTCAACTTGCTAACAAGCTTCAGCGATAATCAAGGTAGGCAAATTGAAGAACTCAAGAAATTCTCTAAATCATCATTTGATTTGGAGACAATCATTGGGACTGCTACAAACCTAAAGACCAGCCGAGCTTTGAAGATAGAAATTGGGAATATGTTCGAAGAGATACCTGATGAATTAGTGAAGCTACTCTCAAAGAACATATATGAGGGCCGGTTTACCCAACAGATTCTTGACAAGTTCAAAGAGCAAACCAAAAAAGCTTTGAACGAATATATTTCTGATAGGGTGACGGATAGGCTGAATATTGCTCTTGCAAGTAATAATACTGAGTCTTCACAGCCGTCTGGAGTTACAGTTTCTCAAGAGCCAACCGAACCAGAGAAAACCAGTAATGGTATCGAGACGACAGAAGTAGAGCTTGAGTCTTTAAGGATAATCCAAGCAATAGGAGCCGAGATAGTTGACGTTGAGAGGATTGTCTTGAGAGACGCTAAAACTTATTGCGCTATATTGTTTGATGATAATAATAGGCAGCCAATTGCGCGGTTATTCTATGGGAAGTCCAAGATGGCGATTGTGATATTTGATGTGGCTGAAGGTACAAAAATTGAAATTGAGAAGGTATGTCAAATTTATTCTCATCGTGAAAGCATTTTAACGGCAATTAGGAATTATTCATAG